CTTGgcgagggtttagggttaggtcTTTATCTTGGGGCCCTTGTTTTAATTTCCAGAATTAGACAAGTGATGCAAGCCACCACAGCCTTCTTTTTTGTTCCCGCATAAGTCTCGTCATCACTCACTGTCTCTCCAACTTCTCACAAGCAATTGAATGATCCTTATATAATTGCTTTGCTGCTGCTATTGATTCTCCATCTCAAGATCATCGTCATGTCTAGTATCCTATCTTCTCTTTTCTCGAtcttttttctgtttctttcgATGCATGCATGCGAGGCTCGCTATATCGGGCTTGGCCCTAAGGGTTTTGGAGCACCATTCCTACCTTTCGGCAAGGtttgttaattttgtgtttCAATTTCTTACCAgccgtttgataatcatttcatttttaattttactatttttttttaaaacgaaaaacttgtttggtaatgaaaaccaaaaactagaattttggaagatgttcaaattttggtttgatttcgtttttttgttttcaaatatttgaaaactaaaaaattgtTTGCTGCAGTGCAGTCactaaattaaaactaaatgaTTATTAAACGAGCCTTTTACGCTAAACTAATCTATGAACGTTCACAAACTAATGCATGTAGGTATTTGAAACTGTTAAAATTTCAGGGTCTGTTACTTTTGGAGAAGTTTAAAACACTTGGAATGGATTCAAGTAAAGGATTCGTTATGAAGGAATATGACGCAGCTGAAAAGGGTCATGGTGGTGCAATCACTAGTACTACGACTCCTGTAAAGGAAGTGAAGTGCACTAGCAGAGGACACAAATCAGGTGTTGTACCAGCTACTAAGCCTCTTGTTTCAGTTTCTTGGTCTGTGCCACGCAAGATTAATCGCGTCAAGAACCATGAAAAAACTAGTGCTGGGATTTACTCAGATTATTCGAGATCAAGAACACGTCCTCCATCCCATAACTGAGCTTAAATTATTTATGTAGTAGCATCTTTTATCCTCCTCCATTTATAAATACGAGTATATACATCTCCAAGGATCACTTTCTATTCCTGTGTATCTATACCTTGCTGAGATCTCCAGTTTTGATCATAAACCTTAGATATTAACCAATCGATATATTATATGTGATCGGTCTTCTTCTTGTCATTTCATTGATAGGGATGGAACCAGCCGGAAGTGAGATTGTAGAGTCTTCTGATCATCACATGGTGGGTTTGCTTAAAACAACAAGTCCTACTACTAAAAAGGTAATCAAATTCAACATGTAGGAGTCTTACTACttaattggttttatttttctagCTAGATGTGGTGGATCGAGGAGCATATGGGACCTCATCAGGATCAATCTTTTTCTTTATGTCGAATCGTGGAGGGTGACAATGGAAGATATGTTGTCTGTATGCTTGAATTGTCGAATGTGCGAGTTGCAATTAATTAATTGGGTGTCAGGATCAGAAATTGAAAAAAGTTGAGTTTCCAACCTAACATCAATTGGTTATATGAGGAGTGGTCCGCATCCttataaacacatgcaaagtcTCTTAATTCTCCGATTTATGAAATTCACACTCTCAACAATCATCTTATGCATGTAACCACAAGAAAAATGAACGGAATAAGTAATGAGTCagaagagagaaagatcaaagTTATTTATATGTAGATTAACGcgttttgtatgcatatgttgtATTTGTATATGTAGGAAGCAAGGAGGAGAGCTCTATCTGGTAAAGAAGCCGTAAATTACAACAGTGATGACAAAGTAGAAGATAATGTGGTGCATACAGATTACAACCCGCCACATTCGACACCACCCATTCACAACAGAAAAAGTTAATTACCAAGTGTAAAGCTATAGACAATCAAGATCAATCCAGCGATAAAAAAGATGCCACTTGTTAGATGCTACTTGTCAAGAGATTAGCTTATAAGAGTTGTTAGTTGGTTAAGAATCAGTTTGCTTACTGTGTAAGGAATGTAACTAGTCTAAATAGGAAATCCATGTATCCATTGAGtgtgtgaagaaataatatCAGTGAAATACTCTCTCATTCCCTTCgatctccctttctctctctggaTTATGGGCTTACAACTTCTCTCTTTAAAACACCATTGTTGATCTTCAAGCTCCAGACTGCTCAATTCAACATGGTATCCTCACTGGGAAAGGTTTCTTCTCTCCGAACCTGATCGTCTCTGCTTCCGAGTTCATCCTTGTAATCACTATGGTATGCGATTCATCATCTCCATTGATAAGAAAAATTGTATGAAATTTAATTGATCTCGACTTTTGATCTTTGCGCATCAGATGTTTTTTGAAATATATGTGCCAATTCTTATGTGATAATCTTCTCTGCAAAGTTGTGTTCGTTCTTTTCTTCAAGAACAAGAATCAAGAAAGttcttcaaaaccctaatttctacAAGAAATCTTCTCTGATCTTCTTTTCTGCTTACAAAATTTGAGTCAACATGGTGACTGCTGCACAACTACAAATTGTGCAATCTCCAATCACGAGCTTAATTCCTAATGTATCTACTTTTGTGACTGTCAAACTAGATGATATGAATTACTTAGTCTGGCATTACCAAATGCAATTACTTCTTGAAAGCCATGGAATTCCTAGTTTTGTGGATGGTTCTCAAAAATGTCCATCTCGTTTTGTTGATAATTATGATGTTGAGGGTATAGAAACTGAAGCATATCAAAtctggaaaatgcatgatcgtGCTGTAATGCAACTTATTATTACAACTCTATCTGTTGCTAGTATGTCTGGTATCATTGGCTGCACCAATGCACGTGAAATGTGGATGAATCTTAAAGATCGTTTTTCAACTGTTACAAAAACCAGTATCTTTCAACTGAAAACTGAGCTGCAGAATATTAAAAAAGGGTCTGAATCAATCTCTCAGTATCTGCAAAGGGTTAAGGATGCCCGTGATCATTTGGTTGCTCCTGGAGTTccatttgatgatgatgatgatattgtCATTATAGCTTTTAAGGGTCTGCCATCGGAGCACAATACTTTCAGAACATTAATTAGAGGGATAGACAATGTTATTTCTCTTAAAGACTTTCGAGCTCAGTTACTTGCAAAGGAAGCCACACTTGAAAATTCTCAGTTGACTGGTTTTTTTTGTGCCTGCTATGCTAGCTCAAGGCAATAATTCCAAAGGAAAGGGTCTGTTACTTGCAGATAGTTCGTCAAATTTGACTGATTCTCACAATTCATCATCTCAGTACCACACTGGTAGTTCATCATAttccaatggtaattttggagGCTTTAATAATGGTGGTCCTACTTTCAACTTTGAAGGATACAGTAATGAGGGCAATGCTTACAATTCTAGAGGATATAGGGGTTCTAATTTCAGAGGAAGAAATAGGGGCAGCAACAACTATGGCAGTTCAATGTTCTCTGGTAATAACTTCAATACCAGTCCTGGTATTCTTGTACCTGCAAGACCCCATGTCTCTACATGCTTTGAGCATGACAATGATGTGCCAACCTGTCAAATTTGCAACAAGAGATGTCATATTGCTTCTGATTGTTTTCAGAGACACTCTTCCACCACAATTTCTTCTTATCCTATGCAATGCCaaatttgttggaaatttgGGCATTATGCCATACAATGCTATCATAGGGCAAATTTCTCATATCAAGGCAGGTCACCCTCATCAACTCTCTCTGCCATGCATGTACCAACCTTCTGCTCCACATGAGCAATTCTGGGTAGCTGATACTAGTGCAACTTCCCATATGACATCAGACTTGGCAAATCTAAATCTGGCAACTTCTTTCACAGGCAATGACACTATAACCACAACTAGTGGTTTAGGTTTGCCAATATCTCATATTGGTTCTTCAATTTTAAAAGCTCCTAAATGTGcttttgaattgaaagaaatattgCATATTCCCAAGTTATCTCAACACTTATTAGTCTATCAGCTATGCAAAGACAATCATTGtaggtttatatgtgatgagttttgtttttggattcaggacaatATCACAGGGATAATACTTCTCCAAGGACTATGTAGAGCTGGATTGTACCCAATTCCATTCCAAATACCTCCATACTTTGTAAAGCAAGCATATAAAACATCTCacttaccttcacaacatcactGCTTTATTAGTCATCAAGTCAATTCATCTCTGTGACACAACAGATTAGGCCATCATTCTAATGCTGTTGCTGCAAGAATATTAAACCAATCTCAGGTTCATTTGTCAATAGATCAATCTAGGCATGTATGTGTTTCTTGTTTAgaaggaaaaatcacaaaattaCCATTTTCTTTTCCTGCCAATAAGACGGTAAAACCCCTAGAAGTCATTCACAGTGATGTGTGGGGACCTTCTCTTACATTGTCAATTGAGGGTTACAAATTCTATGTTACTTTCATAGATGAATGTACCAGGTTTACTTCGATATTTCCATTAAGGTGTTTCAAACATTTGTGCAGTTTCATGCTTTCTTACTTACTCAATTTTCAActacaattaaaattttccaaagtgatggtggtggtgagtaTTACAGCAATAACTTCAAACAGTTTTTACTTAACCAAGGCATCATACATCATAAATCTTGCCCTCATACTCTTGAACAAAATGGCCTTGCTGAGAGAAAGCATAGGCACATTATTGAACCTGCTTTAACACTTTTGCATACTTCCAAACTACCTTCAAAGTTCTAGTTTCACGTTTGTGCTACTTCATTATACTTAATCAATAGAATGCCATGCACTACCTTGTCCATGAAATCTTCATATACTTGTCTGTTTGGCACAACTCCTATTTTAACACATTTAAAAACCTTTGGTTGCAACTGCTTTCCTTTGTTAAAACCATACATTACAaacaaacttcaacaaaaacACTGCACAATGTATTTTCTTGGGACATGCAAGACAATACAAAGGCTACATTTGTTTCTAACCACACACATGGAGATTTTATGTGTCTAGACATGTTCTCTTTGATGAGAATACCTTTTCTTACATAAATTTAGTCTCCAAACCAGTACTATCACCATCTATGTCACAACACACTCATACTCCAGTTATTCATTTAGTTACACACACTAATATTGTTGTTTCACAACCTCAATCATCTCCATCACTATCATTGTCACAGATACTttattcatcatcatcatctgtGTCATCAAAATCATCAACCCCTAGAGCCTTAGAGTATTTCAGTGAACCCACTAGAGCTTCAAAGTCTTTGAATGTCCCAACTTCAGCTCTAGAGTTGTTCAATAACATGCCAATCCCCACTTCCTCATCTAGTGCTTCAGAGTTTTTGTCTACATCTCCAAAATCTACAACAACTACACAGTCCCACATCCCTGTGGATCCTGATTTTCAACCAGAAAATCTCACAGTTGTTCTTCTAGTACCTACAATTAGTCTTCATCCAATTCAGACTAGATTTAAAAGTGAGATTGTTAAGAAGAAAGCTTTTTCAACCACTGTACATACTTCTGAAAGTTCAACTATTAAGCCAACTACCTGCAAAGTTGCTAGTAAAGTTCCAGAATGGCAAGCAGCAATGCAAGATGACATCAGTGCTCTACATACTAAACAAACTTGGGATCTTGTTCCTCTTCCAAGTGGTAAAAATCTAGTTGGTTGTAAGTGGTGTATAAAGTCAAGAAGAATCTAGATGGATCCATTTCTAGGTACAAGGAAGATTAGTTGCCAAGAGATATAGTCAAGAAGAGGGGATTGATTATAATGAGACTTTTAGACCAGTGGTCAAACCAACCACAGTGAGGTTTATTCTTGCATTTACAGCTCAGTGTAATTGGAGTTTGAGACAATTGGATGACACAAAATGCATTCTTGCATGGAGAGTTGAACGAAGAAGTATATATGGCTCAACCTCTAGGTTTTTTCAGTCTTattcatccttctcactttgTTTGCAAGCTAAAAAAGTCATTGTATGATTTAAAACAGGCTTCAAGAGTTTGGAATGAGAAGTTTACTAATTTTTTTACCAGGTTTGGGGTTTAAACAATCACTTGCATATCCTTCTTTAGTTGTCAAACACACTGATCTTGGTATTGTAGTGTTGttattatatgttgatgatataatcTTAATTGGAAGCAGTTCTAGTGATATATCTGCAGTGATCTTGGCTTTAACTCAATAATTCGATATGAAGGACTTGGGACATCTTAATTACTTTCTGGGATTACAGATTCAATATcaatcttttggtttgtttgtttttcagACAAAGTATATCAAGGATTTATTGGCCAAAGTTGATATGCAAAATGCAAAAGCATGTGCTACTCCTTGTCTTCCATCTCACAGATTACTCAAGGAAGAAGGCAAACTGTATCACAGTCCAAAACAATACAGAAGTATAGTGGGTGCATTGCAGTATTTGACATTCACTAAACTAGATATTGCTTTTGTAGTAAATTAGTGCTGTCAATTCATGCATTCTCCTATGGATTCACATGTAATTGCAGTCAAACGAATTCTTCGATATCGTAGTGGTACTATTGACTATGGCATAAATTTTCAGCCTGGAAAGTTGTCTTTACAAGCATATAGTGATGCTGATTAGGCAGGAGATCCCAATGATAAGAGATCCACTTCTGGTTATATTGTTGATCTAGGCTCTAGTCCCATTTCATGGCTTCCAAGAAACAATACACATTTTCTCGGTCTTCCACTGAAGCAAAATATAAGGCTTTGGCTATAACTGCTACATAATTGGCATGGATAAGACAACTTCTATGTGACTTACAAGTTCCCTTATATACTCCTCCATTGATGTACTGTGATAATATATCTGCTATAGTCTTGTCTTCTAATCTAGTTTTTCATTCGAGGGTTAAGCACATTGAAATATACTATCACTTTGTCCGAAAACGAGTGATTCAAGGAGATTTGGCAGTGCAGCATGTGTCTTCCAAAGAATAATTTGCTAATATTCTCACCAAAGGTCTTTCGATTTCCTTGTTTCAGCATCATTGTTccaatctcatgcttggttATACAAAATATGTGATTGAGGGGGGATCTAAAGCTATAGACAGTCAAGATCAATCCAGCGATCAAGAAGAAGCCACTTGTCAAGAGATTAGCTGATAAGAGTTGTTGGTTTGTTAAGAATCAGTTAGTTTTGTTAAGAATCAGTTTGCTTACTGTGTAAGGAATGTAACTAGTATAAATAGGAAATCCTTGTATCCATTGAGtgtgtgaagaaataatatCAGTGAAATACTGTCTCATTCTCTTCgatctccctttctctctctagattatGTGCTTAcaacttctctctctaaaacaccATTGTTGATCTTCAAGCTCCAGCTGCTCAATTCAACACCAAGGACGTGATCTAGGGTTTATACCAGCTATGGCTAGATGAATATATAGTGGAAAcatatactatatatatatatatatatatagatcgAGACGGGGACTTTTGTAATGTTGCAGTAGTAAACACCAGTTGGTTGCTAATTTGCTATTATGCTTTCTCATACTAAACCAAGGGGTTCATCAGAGACTTCGTTGGTTTTATTATTTGAGACTTTGacatttgtttttgttatgCTGAAGGAAATCGAATTCTCACTAATTATAATTGTCATGGAAAATGCTTGGGAGATTACATTGTTGTGCCACATTCCACGTAATGTGTACATGTCACgtcaattaatgaatttatttCATTAGATGTTGGTATGTGCATCACTTGTCACGTCATGTGATACGCAAAAATGTGGTTTCCCTAACGTTACTCAATTCTaatttataatttgattttttgaaACAAGAATTTCGTACCAATAAACTAATGAAGGTAAATACTTACAGTTCCAAAAATCCCATGGTTATTGGAGAGATGGTAGCAATTCGATGCAGGAAGAAGATCTCGAAGCAAATTTGACCCGACAAAATCACATGCATGCAGACCTCATTGACATGATCGTATAGAAATATAATTAATCACATAAACACTCAATACATTAAGTAATTACCATCCACAACCCTAATTAAAGGAAGAAACTATTAGTTAATACGGCGTAATTTCAATTGATATCCAGAAGGTAGGTAAATGCACTACCAAAAcagaaataaagaaacaagTGAAAAAGGTTAAGTAGGAGTGAGAAAATTCCCATATTGATGTGATCCACATTGAAACAGGAAACCTCCAGGAGACAACCCCGCCAAGACGGCCGAAACGATCCCAAGGAACCACCCTGTCACCACCGCCCCACATATCATCCCCACCCCAACACCTCCATTACTCCCAccactcttcctctctccttcttccGATGATCTCTTCACACCAACTAACTTAGCAACTACTCCTTCATCTTTCATCGCAGTCTCTTCCTTTTCCTCCACGATCACTTGTCTACAATTCTCACGATCAGCATTAAACAAAACTACCGGCAGTTCCTTgtactcttcttcttcctcttcataaCATCCTTCTAGGTCTTGGTACCGCTGCGGCGATGACAACCCACTTACGCCATCGTCCGCGGCATCGCCGTCGTCATTCAAACACGACTCGGTGCAAGAACACGTCGAGCCGACATCTTCATGATCATCATGCACGTGGTCACAATCAATGGCGGAGGAGGTTAATCCCAAACTGTCCGCCCACTCGAAAAGTATCTTACCGAGTTCCTTGATCCTCCGGGACATGTGCTCCAAGTGCTTGGGCTTCGACGGGCCAGACGCTTTCTCCGCCGACAGCATTTTCTCGAGAAAACTCAGCCTCTGCGCCATGTCTGCGAAGTGTTGAAGTTGGCATTCGGCCGCCGACTCTTCTGGTGGAAGAGATAACACGCTTTCAAGATGCGACTCCAGTTCTTTCAGTTTCTTCCGCAAAGTTCTGTAGTTCTTCGTCATCGTTGATCTGCTGTGTGTTCAGGGACCGGGAGGGTTGTGATTGTGGTGGGAGAAGGTGGCGGTCCACTTAAAAGCGATTGAGGTTTTAGTTGGGAATAGATCGTGGGTTGTGGCGGTTGAGGTTTTGGGCGATGTTTGACGTAGTGATCCAAAAGATTGTTTAGTGTGGAAAAGCCGATTTAAtgtgtaataatataattaattgaaaattaaaaaaaaaaattcaatcaattgtattatgacataTATTGTACCTGACTGTATTAcggcacattgaaaaatttatcTTCAAACCCACGTCCTTATTTGACTACTTTCCTTTTTTAAATGACAGTTATACCCTTTATTGCAGCTGAGGATTTCGGGTAGTGGACAGGACAGGCTTGATTGTTTGGTTAGGCAGCCCAACCCAAGTTTCAGTTACAAAAGCCTGGCCCAATTTTAAACCGGATTCCATAGAGAAGCCTCACGTGCGGCGCCGAAAGCCTCATCACGTGGGGTAAGAAATCGCACGTGCCCACCACCATTATTCCCCTACTGAAAGCGGTCCGCTGAGTCAGCAAATCCCTTATTCTCATGTCCCTGTAAATTCCTCACCCCCGCATGCCCATTTCCGTCCATTCACACCACTCAATTACGCGGCGAATCCTCCTCCGTCTCAATCCGAGTCGCCAACCTCCTCACACCAGCTGGTCCCGCACACATGAATTTCCACTTCTACCCTTCCCATTATCCTCTTTACCTTTTTACTTTTTCACCCATCCCTCGTACTCTTCACAAATTTGTCGCCTTTCCTCTTTTACTCGTCTTTTAATCAGCGGCTCTCAACGTCCACAGATCACATCACAGATTCCACCAACTCGTTCGCTCTGACTCAGTGATTTAGTGCCGAGTTAACTCAATTGAACCATGAGCTGGCTCAGGAGGATAGAGCTCGTCGAGTCCTACTACTGCCCGCCGCCGCCGCTTCTTCTCCGAGAGACCTCCATTTTCGCCGCTCCCAAAACCCTACCTTTCCCTTCGTTTTTCGAAGATGTTGAGGAGGATTGCGAGCTCGGTTACGCGCTGGAGCTGTTGAGTCCGATACCAATCAAAACGCCGTCGCTTCTTTCGTACAGGATGATTCAGCGAGTCGAGAGGCTCGGGGGTGAGTTGTTCCTGCAGAGCCTGAGCGACCGAGTTAGTGAGCTGGAGTCGCGGTTCGATCGGCTGGCGAAGGTGAAATCGGGCGGTGATCGGAAGTACACTCTGACGGCGGAGATCAAGGGGCCGGAGAAGCACGGGCTCGAGCGGAAATACAAGTGGACGACGGAGATCAAGGGAGGAAAGCTTAAGAAGAAGGAGACCGAGGAGAAGACCGAGAAGAAGTACAAATGGACGGCTGAGATTGAGGGGAAGGGAGAGATCTCGCGGAAGTACTCGTTCACGGCGTCGAATGGCGGTGATAGTGACAGTAGCGAcgcgaaggagaagaaggagaagaagaagaagacgaaggtCAAGAAGGGAAAGAAGGAAGAGAGTGACACGCGTCTGGTGGAGATTGAAGAGCTTGTTGATCATGGGGCTGTCGTTCTTAGACAGGTAGGCGTCGAATGGCGGTGATAGTGACAGTAGCGAcgcgaaggagaagaaggagaagaagaagaagacgaaggtCAAGAAGGGAAAGAAGGAAGAGAGTGACACGCGTCTGGTGGAGATTGAAGAGCTTGTTGATCATGGGGCTGTCGTTCTTAGACAGGTAATTTCAAATTACACTTTAAGCTGTTCATCCTTTCCGCTTAAACATAGTTAAGCTGGTGGATTACCAATCGTAATGTGGAATTACATTTTAAACCCTGGGATTAGTTCTTGAGTTGATTCAGTTGAAATTAAATTGATTAGCTTGTTTATCAATGGTAATGCGAAGAGGGCGAGCCTTGGTGCAACGGAAAGGTTGCGCCTTTGTGACCGAAAAGGGCACGATAGTATATTGAGGTCTTGTATTTGTAGGCTTTTGCAAAGAGAGCTGGAGGCAGTGGAAATGCGAGGGGCAAGAGGAAGGAGTTGTCTCCTCAAGATGCAGCAATGATGATACAGATGACATTCAGAGCTTATCTGATCCGCAGATCACAGGTTCTTAGGGCCCTTCGCGATCTCGCTGTTGCCAAGTCCAAGTTGAAAGAGCTCAGAGCATTGTTCAATAACTTCTCTTACCGCCGCCGTGTTGCCCATGATGCAGCAGAGCGTCAGAGGTTCACTGAAAGAATCATCGTCCTGCTTCTCACTGTTGATGCCATTGAGGTAACTTTCCTTACCAGTgtttttgaatttatatttttgaagcTCAAAACTCATTTCCGTATATGATTCAAGTAACTTGAATGTAAAATTGCTTGCCATTGTTGATGCATGTTCTGGTTGTACAAACTCGTAATTTTAAACGATTAGATAAATTTCATTCCTGATTGAAGTTTGAAATTAATGAAACAATATCATTTCGTTTACGTTATTGTTTGATCTTTCTTTACCACCACCTCTGTGAGAAGAACATTCAACAATTGATGGTGGTTCTTTATGAATTTTTGTGTCTTTCTAGCATAAATTGAACTTTCATTTGGTCAAAAGGAGTGTATCAATGTCGTGTCGGTTCCTTAATAGTTAATACTAAATGCTGCCCTGCAATAATCAAGGAAGATATTACCTAACATAAAACTGAGTTCTACAAAATGTTCTCTGAAGGTATGTCAATCGATTTTCTCTCCAAATGT
This region of Malus domestica chromosome 07, GDT2T_hap1 genomic DNA includes:
- the LOC103439636 gene encoding uncharacterized protein isoform X2, with the translated sequence MSSILSSLFSIFFLFLSMHACEARYIGLGPKGFGAPFLPFGKGLLLLEKFKTLGMDSSKGFVMKEYDAAEKGHGGAITSTTTPVKEVKCTSRGHKSGMEPAGSEIVESSDHHMMWWIEEHMGPHQDQSFSLCRIVEGDNGRYVVCMLELSNVRVAIN
- the LOC103439636 gene encoding uncharacterized protein isoform X1, with the protein product MSSILSSLFSIFFLFLSMHACEARYIGLGPKGFGAPFLPFGKGLLLLEKFKTLGMDSSKGFVMKEYDAAEKGHGGAITSTTTPVKEVKCTSRGHKSGMEPAGSEIVESSDHHMVGLLKTTSPTTKKEARRRALSGKEAVNYNSDDKVEDNVVHTDYNPPHSTPPIHNRKS
- the LOC139197610 gene encoding BAG family molecular chaperone regulator 7-like, which gives rise to MSWLRRIELVESYYCPPPPLLLRETSIFAAPKTLPFPSFFEDVEEDCELGYALELLSPIPIKTPSLLSYRMIQRVERLGGELFLQSLSDRVSELESRFDRLAKVKSGGDRKYTLTAEIKGPEKHGLERKYKWTTEIKGGKLKKKETEEKTEKKYKWTAEIEGKGEISRKYSFTASNGGDSDSSDAKEKKEKKKKTKVKKGKKEESDTRLVEIEELVDHGAVVLRQAFAKRAGGSGNARGKRKELSPQDAAMMIQMTFRAYLIRRSQVLRALRDLAVAKSKLKELRALFNNFSYRRRVAHDAAERQRFTERIIVLLLTVDAIEGADVMVRSAKRSMVDELEAMLEVVDPQPAGAGKSLSMRRRTFDMPDGVIQREIAEGVAQVVQMLEREESSSNKL